AGCGTAGAAAAGCagaatgagtgtgtgtatgagtgcatggGATTGGGTGGATAATGGACTCACTGAGAGATCTTAGCAGACAGTATCGCTCCCTGCAGGCAGCCCCAAACCCCAGCCTGACGCAGGACATCCTGGGGACTGACGCCGCTCCAGGAGACCCCGTCCCAAGAGCCCAGGACCCCTGAGGACTGCAGGGCCCCGTCCAAAGCTTTGCTCCAGCAAGCCAGCGCggcactttgggataaataatCACCCTCATGGTAAAATAAACAGAGGCCTAAAGCAGAGTATGTTCTATATCCATTTAATGTGCTACCGTTTGTTTCCTCTGAAGAACTGCAGATCGCCCAGGTCATGCAGGGCCAGGACGCTGAGGGAGTTCAGCCGATTGGCCTGGAGGTATTCTGTAGCCAAAAACAGGGGAATCTCAACAGCAGGGACTCTAACTTCCTCCAGCAGGCATAGTAGGAAAAATGTAGCTAAGACTGGTCTAAGCCTTCTGCAGATCAAGGATGTGGAAAGAGAAGCGCAGggaggtgcattctgggacagTGGAGGAATCTGCTTCTTACTGATGGAGCTGTTGTAGGAAGAGATGATGGTGTGGAGCTCAGCGGGGCCGAGGGGGCAGCTGCAGACAGAAGCCAGGGTACTGAAGTCCTCACTGGAGACGTCAGGAGGGCCCGCGGTCGCGGTGGCATCGGCAGCCGCTCTGAACTCCACCCTGCCTTGCGACTGACCTTTCCCGCAGAATGGAGCGTCCATGTCTGGGTCGGAAGACGGCATGCGTCAAACCAGGACCGTAGATGCGTGGCGTAAACGCCGGCCGGGACTCACCGGGCTGTGTGCCGGCCAGCGCCAGCAGCAGCAGTTCTCGACTGTGCCGGAAGCTTCTCAGCGCGTAGCTGGTGAGCCCCACCATCTCCCGGAAACAGCACAGGGAGTTTTCCACGTCCAGGGGCACGGAGACCAGCATGAGGGCCCGATGCAGCTCTACGGCACAGGCATCATTAGCGTGTAAGACTGGAGTTTACAGGCGGGCTACAGGCGGGACGCACGTTTGACAGCCAGGGTTCAGTCGGAGCAGCACCACGAGTCTCACCCGTACCTGAGGTGCTGGGCGTCGCCTTTGCCACGGCGGTCCCTCCCGATAGTAGCTGCTTCCATGTATAATTCCTGCAGGTGACCTGGAACATGGGTTCCACATGGAACTTTATTGCCAGTATGTACAAACATACCAGAATTATTTGTGGTCCAGTGCCAAAGATGATGAACAGGACACACAGGAGAAAGACCTCACAGAACAATATGTGTAAAGCTAAGAATACAACAGAAATTGCAAAACAACAGAAGACAAATTTACAAAAGACACGGTACAAGACGTCTTAAGGTAATAAATTAACATCAAATAACTGCAAAAGTAGCTGCAAGTGGAAAGGAAAACATTATTCGAGCATCAATGTGCACGTTTCATCGATGCAGCACAGAATGATAACTGCACTAGGGCAAAAACTGataaacagtcatacacagttGTAGTCCAAATTAAACCGATACTGCAAGTAGACCGTTGAAGGAAAATGTCCCGCTAGGGAGGGAAGAGAATTCGCCTGTAAGAGTGCTGTCCTCAGAACGGTCCCCTCTGGTTCCTGTGCATCGCTAGTCTCTGTCACACCATGAGGTCCTGTTCCTTCCTTGTAGACTGACCTTCTCGCCTGTGATCCTTTCTGTTCTTGTGAAGTGTGGCTGGGGAGCTGATGGCCCCCCGAACTGCTCCACCCTCTCCAACAGCTGCCACTGGGCGTGGACCAGCAGGGGCGTAACTATGTGGGTGTAACGCTCCCTATGGAAGACGCATGATCATCCATACACAGTGAGAGTCATGCTAAGCGATCGgctgtgagacacacacacacacagacccctgGTCCATACCCACCGTGTCACACTGCTGAACAGGAGAGCCAGGTGGGCCAGGGTCTCCCACTTCCCCCGAAAGAAAAGGAGCTGCAGGGTGTGCAGAGTGAGCGTCTTCATCCAGTGGAAGTCCACCAGTGTGCCATCATCCACTGGGGAGGAAAAATGCAGGCTGGTCTCCatctcatcctcctcctcctcaaagGCCTTCCACAGCTGAAGATAGTAATGGGTACTTAGTGCCGTGATGGACGCCACAGAGCAGAGATCATGTACAAGGCAGCAGGATGGTGCCGATTAAGGACAGACTTTCTGGTTTAAGTCCTGGGATGAAtctctgctgttgtacctttgtgCAAGGCACTCAGTTTACAATGGATTCAGGTGTACCTGCAGCTTGACCATCATGTCCAGGAGCAAATCGGTAGCCAGAACTAGTAAAGGGCTGAGAACACTGTACAGCTGGTCCAAGGACAGGGGGGCTGGCTGGTCCTGGGAGGGCCCCCGCTCCACCAACTGGGTGACGATGACAGCCTGGTCCCACAGCACCTGACAGGTCCACTGCAATGATGTCCAGAGCCCCCCGCGGTGGGCCAGCACCTGCAAATGCACACGCACACGGAGACGTAGACGGGATTTAACCAAAGGGAAAGTCCCTTCGTATTTGGATAGCAGAGACAGTGCGTGTACAGAGTGATAATGCGGCCAAAAACTTAGCAACACCTGAAAAAGAACAGAGGGGCACGTCCATTATTGACAGAAAATCATATCGTTCAGGTGCTCATGTTAAAGGGGCTGTATTGTGCTTTCCCAGTATCTCCCTTTCCAGTGGTGTAGGGTACAGCtttatgtgcatgtaaacggtctgcaaagtcttaagGCCCAAAGAGCATGTCAAAGGGAATAACTCTCACTACAAACACCTCTCTTTGCTAATCTGCCTCGTCggaattccatccatccacttccATGACATGGTGAGATCATctcgtaacacaatccttattggccTCCTATCTACAAGGATTTGTCTGCACACTACAAGATGAGAACAGGCAAGCTGActagctgaccaatcagagcacgcTGGGGTGTGACTTATAGCTCTAACAGCATTTTAGACAgagtgaatagagatgtacagtatgagaaaaATTACATTGAAGCATATACATCTATTCTTGTAGACCCTAAAAATAATGTACAGTAAAAATGAGCATGATAAGGCCcctttaaattttattttccctCCAAAACATGTACTGGCATCAGACTTTTTCCAATCTGTTTTCCGTCTATTTTTAAGTTAAAGACATGAATTGGTTTGATGTAGAGATTGTGGAGCCTGACTCTACGCTCAATGCCATTCACAAAGGTGTGTGCGTGATTCTGACAGCTACCATGGCCCTCCTGAAGTGCATGGCAGCTTTCATCAGGGACTCTGGGGGCTCGGAGAGCCCGGACCGCTCGCCACCATCGTAAGTCATCTGGGAGGGCAGCGGGGGTGTGCCCACACCTGCGTGGTTTGGTTCTTCCTCTGATCCTCCCCTGGCACCTGAGTCAGGTTGGCAGGCAGATTAACAAGGTAATTACCTAATGTGTACACCGTCATTTTATCTGGAAAATATTCCACTTTTTGTAGTCAAAGCAAAGATCCAGATTCCTTCCCAGACATACCTAACAGTTCACAGGAATATGGGTTTTGTGACACAAACGAGGCGATCGCACGCATGGTGTGGGACACTAAGATGACAGAGGGCCGTACCGGCATTCGGCCTGGGCTTTCGGCGGGAAGCTTGTGGGACGGCCCTGAGGGGCAGTGGGGGGAATCTGAGAGGTTGGTGGCTTGGTGGTCTGTTCCTCCACTTCAGCAGGGTGCCCACATGTGCCAGAGAGAAGCTGATGGAGTCCAAGTGGCTGTACCTGTGTATGAGATTACAGGCCCCAGTCAGGGGCCCAGACATCCCACCCTGGGCACACTgatttcaggggggggggggggggtgtgggacAGCCAGGGGCTAGGTATTATCTTTGTTTGAGAATATACTCACCTAACCCCCAAATACTATATAAATGCTGCTTTTCAAAATGCTGTCAAAAACCCGTATAGCACGGTATAATGTCCTGTCGACTCGGGGGGGTGATAATGCCAATAAAATTTGCTGACTGGGGCTAGAGGGTGGGGCAGAGTTGTGGGGGTGGTGTTTGAACCTCCAGCCACAAATGCTTTCTCAAAAGTACTGAATTGTTTAGGTTTTAAAAATTAACTTCAACTTTGAATCACCTTCTGTTACTGTCTGACTGTACCAGTAAATCAATGgtgcaaaagtctcatattAATGGGGAAATATCGCCCTCTATAGGTCCTAACATTTTCATGGGGTGTGTGTATCACCTCAGTTAGCAAGTTTGCTAGCTAGCTAACTACCTTATGGAAAATAAGAAACATGGACATAAAAAGTTTTTCAAGAGCAGTCAAACTCAGCCGCCATCCACAGAAGGGGGATCAGCAGCATCAGCCAGGACAGATGCTGCTTTGTGAACTGGCACCAGTAATGCTTAGGCTGGTAGCTGGACAGATCGCTGGGACATTGTTCATCATCCGCGGGTGTTGGGGAGCTGCTGTCGACTGGTGGAACATGACCAGAGCCGGTAGTGGCACCAGACTCTGAGCTGCGGGCTGGCTGCGCAGGCCATGCCTGAATACCTGTGCCAGGGACGGGGCCCGCACCCCCGCTCCAAGCTTCGCCGCAGCAGGGTGATGTGTGCCAGTGCCAGGCTCAGGTTGAGCTGGCAGCGCCAAGGCCCCCGCTCCAAGCACAGCTGGCGCAGGTGCCTCCGCCGGCGGTTTTGCTGCAGGAGGACGGCCGCGTGCTTCAGCTGAGCCTTCACTTCCTGGGACTCCCTGAGGCAGAGTCACGGCAGGGAGTCACAGCCTCCGCATGTATGAAGAGAATGGGTCGGCACGGTACAGGGGCCACACAAGGCTGGGCCTCACCTGCCCGTGATCTGGGTCCAAGGTATGGACACCTGCTTCTTCTCCGTCCTCTTACGGTCAGTCCTCAAAACGGCAGTCTTTGGTTTCTTAACATAACAATCAGCAAACAACTCTTAAATCAATGAAAATCctacaataaaacaaaagtcATCTATCCCTTTATATGGGACTGATAGTATATTTtcaactaataataataataataataataattgatactttattgaccctgtggggaaattctctttacacctctccccacttgctctctgtaggtgagaacaagctggctgtgaaggatagccttgttggggcgcccagggagctgggggttaagggccctggtCAAGGACCTGCAGCCGTGCCAAGGATGGGCTTGAActagcgaccttctgatcacaggcacagaggcttagccccaAAGTTGAACACTACATTTTTGTGAGGTTTTCAATCTGATCTGAAATCAATTTCATGTAACATTTTGAATTTTAGTAAACGTAATCAGCCACGGAGTACACAGCCAATCCTGGCCGTCACCTTGCTGTACGGGATCAGGGAGGATGTGTATTTATTCATCTCTGCTTTGCTGATCTTCTTCTTCCCGGTGAGAACCTCATCCTGCCTGCGGACACGTGAGAAAGAGCAGACCACGTCCCGGGAGAATGAGACAATACTGGCATGGTGGAGACGGACTTCCTGGCACctgcgcgcgcgcgcacacacacacacacacacacacacacaaacctgtaatcatatctttgtcaggaccttccattcattccATTCAAAACCTtaatcccagcaatgagaaccttaccccctacccagccctacccttaaccataaataaccaaagaaatacttttttgactgcagtcacaattttttataaaactgaatttccccttgtgtgGAACGAAaaattggtccccacaaggtcaaagtaagagtccccacaatgtaacgtATACCTGGACGACTgcgacacacacgcacacacacctgctAAGCCACAACAAAAGCTCCTTCCCCCACTGCAGCACAAGCTCCAGCTGATCCTCCCGCACCCCCCTCTGCAGCAGGTGCACTGCGAGCTCCAGGAAGTCAGGCTTCTGCTGAAACTTCATCACTGTGCATGGCACACAATGCACATGTTACTAAAGACAGACACATGCATGTGCGCGTGCATGGAGAGGCCTTTACACCATATACCTATGGTATACAGTGATGTGTATGGTATACAGTGATGTGTATGGTATACAGTGATGTGTATGGTATATAATGATGTATATGGTATATAATAATGTGCATGGTGTACTGAGTCCCTAAAGGCTCACTGGATCACAGGCAGCATTGTGAGTGTTTGGCTGAGTGCCCTATACCCTCTCTGCAGGCAGATTCTAGGGAGCTGCTGTTGATCACTGAATACACCTGGGCTGGTTCCTCCAGTCCAGTCAGGTTTTGGTTCTCTGGAGGCACATATCACACAGAGGTCAGGGTTTCACTTCGTCAACACATCTGCTGACTTATTACCCAGCTGAAGTCAGACTTCAACCATTCACAGTCAGCAGGGTGCACCCATGAGAAGAAAGCGCTCACCGCTACTGGAGGAAGGGAGGTCACATGGCCCGGAGTCGGCCACCCCCCCGCTCGTCGCTGTGCAGGCTTCCAGAGCCCGGAGCTGCTTGCTGGGCTCCTCGTCAGTCGGGCCGCTGCCTGCATCCCTCTGGGGGGTCTCCGAGGGACCCGACAGTACAAACAGCACATTTAAAGGGCTCCGCAGCACCAACGCACATACTGTACCAAATTAACCAGATTATATCTAACAGCCGATTTAGAGCTGGTTAATTGTTACTGCACTGGATAGTGACTTCATGCTGACTTGCGTGTTAATGTAGTacgttttatatgtttttttaattccaTTCTTAGAAGACTCCATAATTTATTAACTTAAAAACAcagttaaaaatatattcagttttttttttgtagcaaaACACTGAGCGACATACTAGCTCAGGTCCACCAGAAACCCCTGCATGTGCAGCCTCTTGCAGAAGTGTCCTGCCCAGCTCGACCACAGCCGAGGCCGTGCGGTACTGCTGCGAGAGACGCAGCACCTgtgcacacaaacacgcacatggTCACGTGGCCATGAACAGTTACGCGAGTGTGCCGATGCACTCAAGCATAAAACTTGGGATTAAACCAGAGTGCGGTTAGATACTTATGGACGTGCATGGCCACCTTGGTCACGTAGTAGGTCATGCAGGCCACCATGTGCAAGAGTGAATCCGCGGTGGCGGCAGAGTGCCTTTGCTGAAGCTCTCCTGGGATCTCCTGCAGCACCACTAAGCACTTTATCAGCACCTGTTAGAGGCAAGATGATGAATCTTCAAACCAGCAGAAGCTTTCCACAGACACACCTCTGTCATTTCACGCCAGTGTAACTTACCTGTACAGCAGCCTGAGACTGGATTCTGTGGTATATGAATGGGGTTAGTAGCCCGTAGCATCCCACCACTGCCTGAAGGGCGGCTCCACTGTCTTCCAGCCAAAGGGCCAGGTCTATTGCCACCAGAAAACGTTCACACTCAGCTAGCCTCGCCTCCTGATTGGTTAAAAACAGTTCCCATCAGTCTCTGCTGTTGTTTGTTTTAATGATAATATTCCTTTCTGTGGCAGCTATTTTATCACAAGAGTGCAGAGAGCCTCTTACTGTGGTGATAAGCAGACCACAAAGCTGCTTGACCGGTTTCCTACCTGTCCCCAAATCAAGGGTCCACCATCACTCAGCATGTCACAGTACAGCGCCCTCTCCTGGACATGGATATCTGTCTGCATGAAGATGGAGGTGAGGAAGAGGCGGAGGAGAACAGGGGAGGCATTCTCCAGTGCGCCCAAACACAGCCTgagaaggagagagacagggaaaacaGGCCTATAGGTGTGAATCAAAAAGTAAAAGGCAGCATGTATCGAGGCAACAAGACTGTTGTCTTTCTTACCGTGTCTGGGCAAGCCGGTCTGCGGAGCTGCCAGACTCCGGTTcgggtggaggaagaggagtgTGGGTAAAGTGCTCCCACAACGCTCTAGATGCCCGCTTAGCAAGGGCATTGATCCCAGTCTGGTAAGCTACCTGGTAATACCATATGAGCGCTTATCACCCAGAAACATAATTGCAATtgttatccaaagtgatgtacaattgaAATCAGGgtgtcagccagtccctggagctattggggtttaagggccttgctcaagggcgcaacagtgacatcactctgctgactctgggatttgaactggcgaccttctgatcaccccgcagacaaacacaaaacaagatGTGTCATGAGCTCAGAGAGGGAGAGCAAGCAGCGTGTGTACCTGTGCCAGGTGTGCCCATGTGCTCAGTGTGGGCAGGGGCAGAGAGGCCAGGAGTGGGTGGGTGGTCTCCCCGATGGCGCCCCCTACCAGTTGGCCCTGGGCATCACATGCAGCCACAGCAAAGACATACCTGCGATTGGGCTGCAGCCCCTGCACTTGCAGCAGGCACTCTCTCAGAGCGGGCACCTGCCAGGAGGAACGAGAGTGGGCACAGTACAGAGGCTGGGGGCACACGACAGGCGCAGAGTGGAAGAAGAGTTCTGACCTCTTCTCCGGTGCCTGGAAGCTGGGAGTCACCGAGACGCACTTTCAGATTGATGCCCGTGGCCTCCCGTCCGTAGAGGCGATACCAGCACACCTCGGGCAGAGATCAGGCAAAGGAAAATTCCGGAATGATGTATGGCAAAATATCTTGAACACAAATATGCCTGAGTGTTTGTTGCTGTGTGAGAGCGACTGTGTAACAGTGATTGGCTGGCAGTACGTTTGTGCTGTAAGTGAGTACCTGTGTGCCAAGGGCATAGGGAGCAGGAGTGAATATCATGGACTGCTGCGTTCGAAAGAGCAGGATCGGGGGAGGAGGGGCCTTAACCTTCCCGCCGGCCGCCTTGCTTGGCTCTGGCGCGGCCTGCATCCTGATCAGCCTGTTTTCCTCCACCTCCGCTTTCTCAATGAGGGTCATGGCTTCCTGCAGCACGTGAAATAAGGTGAATAGGACCGTGACACTGGAAGGAAAGTAGAAGCTTGGTCACTGCAGGAGAGGCAGCTTGGGCATTATGGGATTGGACCCCATGCTGACCTGCAGCAGCTCCTTGGGATTGGATCTGCCTGTGTCGTTCCTGTGAGACAGCAAGGCCTTCTGCATGAAGAAGATGGCCTTGGAGATCCTGTTCCTCCCAATTCTCTCCAAGCGCTCACACTCTAAAACAATGTACACGCATGATAAATACAGAACAGAGTCTTTGAAGTATAGGTGCTGAAACCCTTAGGCGGTGACACTACCTGATTCCCCAGGACTGGCCAAGTTCTCAGAGGATGACGTCTTGCCGTTAGTAGGCTGCATCTCATCTACGTTGGGCAAAGAGATAAAGTAGCAAGGTGATGCCCAGCCCTGTCCTTGTGCACACTGGGACTCTGGAGGATTCACTGACTTGGATAAGTGTTGAGGAGCTTGAGAGCTAATCTGTGCTGGACAGCCAGCAGCTCCAAGTGGAGGTCCATGTGGATGGAGGTTATGTTGGAGCAGTCAGAGGAGCTCCTCTTCCCACTGCTCCCCGGCTCCTCCCCTCCAGCTGACGGGAGGGTATGGCAGGCACACTGCAAATGGATAAATGGTTCTACAGTCCTGATAAGAAGCATTAGCGTTGCCTGGTGTTTTCAGACCACTTAGGAGAAACCCTGGAATGTGCAGAGTGACAGAACCTGCAGCTGGCGCACGTCGGACACGGCTGTCCCGTCACGTGGAAGAAATCGGGCCCGAGCCCAGGACACGCTCTCCACGGCACGCTCGACAACTTCCAATGCTGTCCTCAGCTGCTCTGCCGCGTCATTCTGCAGGGACACGATGCACATGCCATCAGTCGACACACAAACCAAATCTCATGTTGAATGAATCCCTGACAGCTATGCACAGCAACATGGTAACAGAAGCATGTCATGAACGCCGCACGGGTCATGCACAGCTCGGGTGTAACCACTTCTCTGAAGTACCTTGGGGACAGGAACCATATCATTTTGCAAGTCCACGGACCTCGTCTCCCGGCTGCTGTCCTTTGGTACGGCTGAAGGACAGGGACATGCGATGAGACGACATGGTCAGTGGAGAGGATCGGACGTGACATAAGACAAGGCCGCCCGTACTCTAGGCTGCGTTTCACCATAATGCCCCTAGGGGGCTCTGCACCATACCCAGCTTCCTTCCAGGCTGATGTACAGAGCTTAACCTGGACTCCAGCGCCGCTGTGAACCTCAGTGCCATCTCACCCACAGCCACCGGGTCCGAGCGGGCCAGCTGGCAGGAGTGGGACACCTCGCAGAGAATGTACAGAACCCGAACCCActtcaaaacacacacagaagcaaCACAGCTATAAGCATAAAGCACCGTGCAAGCATTTAGTACATGACCTACAGAATGTACACCTTACTATATCATACACACCAACAACAGCGGCATGTCCGGACTCTACAGCGCGTCCCTGCGTCAGCAAGGGAGGAGCTTGCGTTACACTTCGAtaattaaccaatcacattcttcattgtatgacatcatcACATTGGTCCTTTTTTCCTCATTTTCAAATTCAAGGCTTCCAGCCATCGAGGGCAGTggccagtgtgtggctcagcgggagGAAAAAA
This window of the Paramormyrops kingsleyae isolate MSU_618 chromosome 1, PKINGS_0.4, whole genome shotgun sequence genome carries:
- the cfap54 gene encoding cilia- and flagella-associated protein 54 isoform X4; translated protein: MDPLPATFFGKLDKKNPVISSFNVEIKEFMLYMRRITNSPRVDYRSYAKGSKKLFEIWNKYKVRLPAYYYEKQLLQIADFLSEIKLYRLALWQGYGRFLHECCAFSMEDIRDVDQFVSTFFPEGFETEKAGLVFRALQGHCSCAFQLEREQEGWCGPGEPLKLRHILTFLQTFMEAVLPHDSLCWLLYNGSLHIYNICRNLMSMSHTEQALEFLLWACICLENSIPLLKARFLPWRATLYCAVCQCYCDLQAGSLAEDFARRALDKVSEVAKMEEMLHASASGESCHVIQEATIKLAVMLFKRMVFKPQNNPKGVFRPKQRNVLKDIQITSWPRTSTERLLMDLFDCHAAQLLAVIEALRDTSRRPLQTGPPQDPDDQEVVLELLSAGASILGGIGGSNERVSNDSTSIPAALCGIHLSSSLFEMAKAGKNWVSVDAAVEFVKLLFRYEQWAAFRSLAALLIPVLQGLQKPCFRRAELELVLLVAVDPLISTQKSRNLGRDGHVDRGPGQDWSLGAVVSEDLLAVVETLHSCVCASAQDIQPDRDLAVDVLQLLWAKCKAWLRRGQSGHCLSRLQNQGKWVRVLYILCEVSHSCQLARSDPVAVGEMALRFTAALESRLSSVHQPGRKLAVPKDSSRETRSVDLQNDMVPVPKNDAAEQLRTALEVVERAVESVSWARARFLPRDGTAVSDVRQLQCACHTLPSAGGEEPGSSGKRSSSDCSNITSIHMDLHLELLAVQHRLALKLLNTYPNEMQPTNGKTSSSENLASPGESECERLERIGRNRISKAIFFMQKALLSHRNDTGRSNPKELLQEAMTLIEKAEVEENRLIRMQAAPEPSKAAGGKVKAPPPPILLFRTQQSMIFTPAPYALGTQVCWYRLYGREATGINLKVRLGDSQLPGTGEEVPALRECLLQVQGLQPNRRYVFAVAACDAQGQLVGGAIGETTHPLLASLPLPTLSTWAHLAQVAYQTGINALAKRASRALWEHFTHTPLPPPEPESGSSADRLAQTRLCLGALENASPVLLRLFLTSIFMQTDIHVQERALYCDMLSDGGPLIWGQEARLAECERFLVAIDLALWLEDSGAALQAVVGCYGLLTPFIYHRIQSQAAVQVLIKCLVVLQEIPGELQQRHSAATADSLLHMVACMTYYVTKVLRLSQQYRTASAVVELGRTLLQEAAHAGVSGGPELGPSETPQRDAGSGPTDEEPSKQLRALEACTATSGGVADSGPCDLPSSSSENQNLTGLEEPAQVYSVINSSSLESACREVMKFQQKPDFLELAVHLLQRGVREDQLELVLQWGKELLLWLSRQDEVLTGKKKISKAEMNKYTSSLIPYSKKPKTAVLRTDRKRTEKKQVSIPWTQITGRESQEVKAQLKHAAVLLQQNRRRRHLRQLCLERGPWRCQLNLSLALAHITLLRRSLERGCGPRPWHRYSHLDSISFSLAHVGTLLKWRNRPPSHQPLRFPPLPLRAVPQASRRKPRPNAGARGGSEEEPNHAGVGTPPLPSQMTYDGGERSGLSEPPESLMKAAMHFRRAMVLAHRGGLWTSLQWTCQVLWDQAVIVTQLVERGPSQDQPAPLSLDQLYSVLSPLLVLATDLLLDMMVKLQLWKAFEEEEDEMETSLHFSSPVDDGTLVDFHWMKTLTLHTLQLLFFRGKWETLAHLALLFSSVTRERYTHIVTPLLVHAQWQLLERVEQFGGPSAPQPHFTRTERITGEKVTCRNYTWKQLLSGGTAVAKATPSTSELHRALMLVSVPLDVENSLCCFREMVGLTSYALRSFRHSRELLLLALAGTQPDMDAPFCGKGQSQGRVEFRAAADATATAGPPDVSSEDFSTLASVCSCPLGPAELHTIISSYNSSIKYLQANRLNSLSVLALHDLGDLQFFRGNKRAALACWSKALDGALQSSGVLGSWDGVSWSGVSPQDVLRQAGVWGCLQGAILSAKISQYLMTSDLSQRTHCCLLSVLLFKRLLGASLPHPQHDWQYSTYVPGQELIPGLELFSEPGRAHLSTAVASLAFLSHWLYGCGHFLAALPILCLFLHLVGSVCRDSRRTVSGRVLKVQVLTELSMFSAAVKELVGLVRGENIPQPHGSFIAVEKQEVMNFDDSKPLLEPCNLQAVEELVNRGMSSDISLLFGPKLTRRLCLAKAQLILALCSSIHSLPEVLGEGDVSTCGLRTSPVSDQDNSGQEDTSAKEPHGLQLDQEGEKLTPGIVKALLLREAKGILTSLPANEDMLMVDVQELEMAIETRLLLSALSLQQGRASLSADWAVSALRLLQDSPLLEEKSPATTHRPRSSVQQDSRWLPDPYDVPEAVEARERMGVLWQHCRLAAVRALAAHIPGAAIHPGVDSSAEAARLLEEGIQEAKAWGDPDSRAVLLLQGALLDTHRGRAKEDSLSLLQHACVCVS